The following nucleotide sequence is from Campylobacter coli 76339.
TATTTATCAACTCTTTATACACTTTTTGTTCAAATTCACTCCCTTGTATCCATAAAGGTGTTTGAAATTTTTGAAGTTTTTTAGTAAAATAAAGACTGAGTTCTTCTTTGGCAAATTCAAGCAAAGAGCAAGTATTTTCAATATCTAAATAATCACAAAAATCAATTCTTGTTAAGAAATCACCATTACTATGTAGAGATAAGTAACAAAAAGGTAATTTGTAATAAACTTTAAACATATTTTATCCTTTAAATGGCTAGAATTATACTAAAAAAGATTTAAGGAGTAAAAAATGTCTTTTATGCAGGATTATAACAAGCTTGTTGAAGAAAGAGCAGCTTTGGGAATTCCACCCCTTCCTTTAAATGTAGAACAAACCAAAGAACTTTGTGAACTTTTAAAAACTCAAAATGATGAAAAATTAGTATCTTTATTGCAAAATCGTGTCAATCCTGGCGTTGATGATGCAGCCTTGATAAAATGCGAATTTCTAGATGGAATTTTAAAAAATAAATTTCAAGCTCCAGCTATAGATAAAAAACTTGCTTTAAAAATGCTTGAAACAATGTTAGGCGGTTATAATGTAAAAGTTTTAATCGATGCCTTAAAAGATGAAAGTATAGCTAGCGATGCAGCAGAAGTGCTTAAAAATATCATCTTTGTACATGATAATTTCCACACTATAGCAGAACTTAGCAAAAGCAATAAGCATGCTAAAGCTGTTTTAGAAAGCTGGGCAAATGCAGATTGGTTTAATAAAAAAGAAAAACTACCTCAAGTGATTCAATGTGTGGTTTTTAAAGTAGCAGGAGAAACCAATACAGATGACTTAAGCCCTGCTGGTGATGCTTTTACAAGAAGTGATATCCCTTTGCATGCTAATGCTATGCTAAAAGTAAGACAAGTAGGTTCTTTAGAAAAAATCAAAGAACTCAAAAAAAGCGGTCGTGAAGTTGTATATGTAGGCGATGTAGTAGGTACAGGCTCAAGTAGAAAATCTGCGATCAATTCTATACAATGGCATCTAGGAAAAGAAATCGACGGTGTACCAAACAAACATAGTGGTGGTATAGTAATGGGTTCAACCATAGCTCCTATTTTCTTTAACACAGCTCAAGATAGCGGTGCTTTGCCTATTATTTGTGATGTATCTAATCTAGAAATGGGAGATGAGTTTGAGATTCATCCTTACGAAGGAAAGATTGTAAAAAATGGTTCGGTTATCGCAGAGTTTAAGCTCAGTCCAAATACTATCTTAGATGAAGTTAGAGCAGGAGGAAGAATTCCACTTATCATAGGTCGTGGACTTTGTACTAAAGCTAGAGAATTCTTAGGAATGGAAAATGAAAATATCTTTACCAAACCAGAACAGCCTGAAGCTTCAAGCGGTGGATATACTTTAGCTCAAAAAATGCTAGGACGTGCCTGTGGAGTTGAAGGTGTGCGTCCAGGTATGTATATAGAACCTCGCACGCTTACTGTAGGTTCTCAAGATACTACAGGTCCTATGACAAGAGATGAGATTAAAGAGCTTGCAAGTTTAGGATTTAATGCGGATTTTGTAATGCAAAGTTTTTGCCACACTGCTGCTTATCCAAAAGTTAGCGACTCAAACTTACATAAAACTTTACCGAATTTCATGACAAGTCGTGGCGGGGTAAGCTTAAAACCAGGCGATGGGGTAATTCACTCTTGGCTTAACCGTTTTGTTTTACCTGATACAGTAGGAACAGGTGGGGATTCTCATACTCGTTTTCCTATAGGAATTTCATTTCCTGCAGGAAGTGGACTTGTAGCTTTTGCTGCAGTAACTGGCTCTATGCCTTTAAATGTGCCTGAAAGTGTTTTGGTGCGCTTTAGCGGAGAATTACAAGCTGGAGTTACCTTAAGAGATCTTGTAAACGCTATACCTTATTATGCGATCAAACAAGGACAACTTACCGTTGAAAAGAAAAATAAAAAGAATATTTTTGCAGGAAAAATTTTAGAAATCGAAGGCTTGCCAAATTTAAAAGTAGAACAAGCTTTTGAGCTAAGTGATGCTAGTGCGGAAAGAAGTGCTGCTGCTTGTAGCGTTGATTTAAGTATTGAAAGTGTAAGCGAGTACATCAAATCAAACATTACTCTTATAGAAGCGATGATAGAAGCAGGATATGAAGATAAAGCTACCCTTGCTAGAAGAGCGGATAAGATGAGAGAATGGCTTAAAAATCCTACTCTTTTAAGAGCAGATAAAGACGCAAAATATGCATATATCATCGATATCAATCTTAACGACATCAAAGAGCCAATTCTAGCTTGCCCTAACGATCCTGATGATGTGGCGACCTTAAGTGAAATTTTAGCAGATGATAATCGCCCAAAAAATATTGACGAAGTTTTTGTAGGCTCATGTATGACAAATATAGGACATTATAGAGCTTTAGGAGAGATTTTAAAAGATAAAGGTATGTTAAAAACTAGACTTTGGGTTGTTCCACCAACAAAAATGGATAAGGCACAACTCACCAAAGAAGGATATTACAGTATCTTTGGTTCTGCTGGTGCAAGAATAGAAGTTCCAGGTTGTTCGCTATGCATGGGAAATCAAGCAAGAGTAAACGATGGCGCTGTTGTTTTCTCAACTTCTACAAGAAACTTTGATAATCGTATGGGTATGGGCGCTAAAGTATATCTAGGAAGTGCTGAACTTGCAGCAGTTTGTGCGATTTTAGGTAAAATCCCAAGCAAAGAAGAATATTTGCAAATTGTAAGTGATAAATTAAATGATGCGCACAAAGCAAATATTTACAAGTATCTCAATTTTAATGAAATTGATAATTTTAAACTAGATAATTAATCCAAATTTAAAGCATATTTGGGTTAAAATTATGGATTAAAAATTTCAAAGGATAAAATTGAGATTATTGTTTATTTTATTTTGTTGTTTTTTAGGCTTAAAAGCCGAAAATTTAATTACTTGCGATTATATAAAAAATAACAAAACCCAAATTTTTCAAGATAGTCTTAAACAGGACTATCTTGATATTGCTTCTACTTGTGATTTTTCCTTAAAAAATCAAACTTTTACTAAAAGACTTTATCAACTTGCTAATGAAATTCGCGGTGGAAATGCTGCTTGTAGCGGTGTTGAATATTTTCCAAAGCATCAAGAATTTGACTTTTTGCTTTTAAAAATCTCTATTGATCCTATAGAGTATCAAAAAGGTTTAGATACTCCTGAAAATTTAGAAAAAAAATACACTCTTTTAAGATCTTATTTTAGGTATTGGGCATATCAAAGTATAGGAAATTTCAGACTTTATCAAGAATTTTGGAAAGAATACAATAATGCCATAGAACCCTTAGAACAATATTTTGAAAATAATTTTAAATTTGATAAGGGAAGCAATATTTACTACACAACCAATGCCTTAAATGAATTTTTAAACTGGGCTGTAGGAGAAACTAAAATTTATAAAGATATAAGTCCTTTAGCAAAAGTTTTATCTAATAAAAATCATTCAATAAACTATATCCAAGATTTTATTTATTCCAATAAACCAAATCGAGATGAGCTTACCATAGGACTTCAAGCTGCTTTATTAAAACAACGCAGCAGAGATATCTTAAATCTTTTAATTCATTTAGGCGCTGAGATTGATGAGGGCTATGAAAATGCTTTATTTTATGCCTTAGAAAGCTATGATAATACTAAATTTTTACTAGAGCTAGGTCTAAATGTCAATAGTACTAATACTTTTGGAAAAACACCTTTATTTTATGCTATAGAATTTAAACGCAAGGATATTATTTCACTGCTTTTAGAATATGGCGCCAATGTTAATAAAAAATACATCAATAACAATGAAAAGCTCGCCCTAAGTGCAAATATAGGTGGAAATACTCCTTATTTTATCACCTTTTGTGCCTTAGAGCATACTTCTAAAAATGTT
It contains:
- a CDS encoding Aconitate hydratase 2 @ 2-methylisocitrate dehydratase — encoded protein: MSFMQDYNKLVEERAALGIPPLPLNVEQTKELCELLKTQNDEKLVSLLQNRVNPGVDDAALIKCEFLDGILKNKFQAPAIDKKLALKMLETMLGGYNVKVLIDALKDESIASDAAEVLKNIIFVHDNFHTIAELSKSNKHAKAVLESWANADWFNKKEKLPQVIQCVVFKVAGETNTDDLSPAGDAFTRSDIPLHANAMLKVRQVGSLEKIKELKKSGREVVYVGDVVGTGSSRKSAINSIQWHLGKEIDGVPNKHSGGIVMGSTIAPIFFNTAQDSGALPIICDVSNLEMGDEFEIHPYEGKIVKNGSVIAEFKLSPNTILDEVRAGGRIPLIIGRGLCTKAREFLGMENENIFTKPEQPEASSGGYTLAQKMLGRACGVEGVRPGMYIEPRTLTVGSQDTTGPMTRDEIKELASLGFNADFVMQSFCHTAAYPKVSDSNLHKTLPNFMTSRGGVSLKPGDGVIHSWLNRFVLPDTVGTGGDSHTRFPIGISFPAGSGLVAFAAVTGSMPLNVPESVLVRFSGELQAGVTLRDLVNAIPYYAIKQGQLTVEKKNKKNIFAGKILEIEGLPNLKVEQAFELSDASAERSAAACSVDLSIESVSEYIKSNITLIEAMIEAGYEDKATLARRADKMREWLKNPTLLRADKDAKYAYIIDINLNDIKEPILACPNDPDDVATLSEILADDNRPKNIDEVFVGSCMTNIGHYRALGEILKDKGMLKTRLWVVPPTKMDKAQLTKEGYYSIFGSAGARIEVPGCSLCMGNQARVNDGAVVFSTSTRNFDNRMGMGAKVYLGSAELAAVCAILGKIPSKEEYLQIVSDKLNDAHKANIYKYLNFNEIDNFKLDN
- a CDS encoding Ankyrin repeat-containing possible periplasmic protein, which gives rise to MRLLFILFCCFLGLKAENLITCDYIKNNKTQIFQDSLKQDYLDIASTCDFSLKNQTFTKRLYQLANEIRGGNAACSGVEYFPKHQEFDFLLLKISIDPIEYQKGLDTPENLEKKYTLLRSYFRYWAYQSIGNFRLYQEFWKEYNNAIEPLEQYFENNFKFDKGSNIYYTTNALNEFLNWAVGETKIYKDISPLAKVLSNKNHSINYIQDFIYSNKPNRDELTIGLQAALLKQRSRDILNLLIHLGAEIDEGYENALFYALESYDNTKFLLELGLNVNSTNTFGKTPLFYAIEFKRKDIISLLLEYGANVNKKYINNNEKLALSANIGGNTPYFITFCALEHTSKNVLMHAAAYGDVEILKMLIAKGADINEVDDLGFNALDFALAANQKENANYLQSLGLKPNENLIYGGSLE
- a CDS encoding Methylated-DNA--protein-cysteine methyltransferase codes for the protein MFKVYYKLPFCYLSLHSNGDFLTRIDFCDYLDIENTCSLLEFAKEELSLYFTKKLQKFQTPLWIQGSEFEQKVYKELINIPYAKLATYKEVAININHPKAFRAVGNANSKNLIPIFIPCHRVIASNGLGGYNGGLAIKRFLLECEGVDLSQFKNKLGD